One segment of candidate division KSB1 bacterium DNA contains the following:
- a CDS encoding EamA/RhaT family transporter, with amino-acid sequence MNALQRQSAAVLGFGLLAISSSSILTRLCQAPALTIAFYRVAVASAVYFVLSGARSGAINRSRFKASALAGFFLAVHFAAWITSLSFTSVA; translated from the coding sequence GTGAACGCGCTGCAACGCCAGTCGGCGGCAGTTCTCGGGTTCGGATTGCTCGCCATCTCTTCATCCTCGATCCTGACCAGGCTCTGCCAAGCGCCGGCGCTGACTATTGCTTTCTATCGCGTTGCCGTGGCTTCAGCCGTCTATTTCGTCTTGAGCGGCGCGCGCTCCGGTGCTATTAATCGCAGTCGTTTCAAAGCTTCGGCTTTGGCCGGATTCTTTCTGGCTGTGCACTTTGCCGCGTGGATCACCTCGTTGAGCTTTACCAGCGTGGCCA